One part of the Magallana gigas chromosome 5, xbMagGiga1.1, whole genome shotgun sequence genome encodes these proteins:
- the LOC105339778 gene encoding transcription factor HIVEP3 isoform X2, whose protein sequence is MPRRKSLLAEATPENGETQRDVKLNKDLVNEKGDSIPDPTELVVNEDEEEEGEPPEAKKIRLDEEDREDLLITEQLCVEESRDAAPPTEDSDKGENFTMDSHKIKVVETPAVANLETVSELAVGSIESVSQLSIGSVETISQLEKRNLSLEALCEVGSSELQNIQRQGSPSTPQNHESTSSLSSSQESNSGASSTKIKIVNPEDIRKRKHPAKPGKHICNFCGRGCAKPSVLEKHLRAHTGERPFPCLDCGFAFKTKSNLYKHCKSRSHALKVKLGRKVKQWSSQEETDIDDVDEYDDEGLNDSQSSTDTLDREEISLTPNEAEQITLLNDMSKFLKKVDSQPTKNEPMQKEDSFENREQAPVHVLQEVAKYLEKPKAERPRIEVPSWKSDARPRFETRMRNLNLEFEQNKNITQGSKKQSVIDEQKLNSAQSQFITIAPKQDLSRALSTGTEITDQLATIHKMGSGGSVTVHRLLLPAMALPNMETMSVQSNNTSISNVAADKVIAIDNGTGAVEVIRLPHPNTDPSTANQALRELESLSERVQQSSGSEVQLVPAVVELQDGTCQVSVKAVPARESHAPLVRSFSQPAGEMKTKTQGDSRVDMEKVKERIQNLISSNAAIVKSPLFEYKRLYRQNSESKGSVQKSFSITKSDSLQSEHSVSTEEKMVTSTTVVKPDGTEKSVSISIPSVIQKDTSKSSSETKPETVTTRRLVRQSALTSSDNVEAKPQVSSGSSLNVLTISNEILKQIAEANNSGAPKPNPLGANRTQEIASKTVTALEHSGKEITIKLQLENPVTTESVKPATKESSDGQSKAIKDKIREVIKARDIPPPVTKSLSESTINIPLKDRLGNITSVSVSNPVNSSISVEKKEQFECDFCKNAFQKKETLDLHMAYYCTYIKAHDSIDKSKVLQVFHKTESEKRPIEGLVKRQISLPVIQFPRQVSTTAMSRTSLTVRSDSIGVIKSTDSGVSKQLSLPMQFSGSVVNISSASIPSVADNIINKKGRPKLIERQLRISLPSTPTLPHTPLTGSMYPLNQIASVVPTQLQTMLRGSQVKSPHPSVITSHQTRTATNKAGPLPGTYSASPFSSLSLPKSAPEVQPPVIIQNVMSVNKALIFPDNQKEPTEMHVDKQVSSAPVTDVHSMIQVQIVGPIGDEMLGKQASLQPVGMVQLAETSQPNTIIVHRHPDAKQKDKHFIHSSSDSSEHSSPHILNEDLKEKLKGKLLMKRSLSLDPKVLQLSGSSDLLKEEGADPPANKKIKLVTVTLPVKGGDIAPSTALELEPKAWRIQTLTIPVMRAQPMYQLSQMDSHLMFIDKSSQSSGISSFLAEQSLMKMDSAKAISVTASGTQSTEKGGTVSVPLILYGHNYPSLRMSTQMSFCCVSRPQPMYVPLKSNKKISMYSNWKVSGHNTNPIGLTPKMLFSLYKSDSCKDPSYTTACSQASKGGMSTHSSYWTYKEKNTGPVQSDKKPEVKKEEDTDKPISSAKVTTPKKVTGGIKSLDPYVYVRGRGRGKYICNECGIRCKKPSMLKKHIRSHTNLRPYVCWHCHFSFKTKGNLTKHMKSKSHHKKCLELGIVPVPTQVDESQIDQQMLKAQCDLSKKARIVLKDGASVSVDLDDINSESDEDEEEDEEDNQDQDSMDTQDIHQETPDVVIEINVNSEEMAEAQEETTHVQDSPKSRLDGIERGLLGSNPLICSMIQPHPQVSHGPHPLGHPEGDIAHQRELQMVQELSGSSQRIIHVDEENSSQHASLGTIYGFPTETTTVEDHMSTNMVEITEVYISEGDPKLGFLFEELRKHKTDLQTRNTSSPPLDEQSKKDVNQPLPLASNIDEAREADKSGMKSYSDSKETISVSVDKNPDTGRKDTEVPVGKSASPSAADVIATSHVSVIGSISSPSKGSTQEVKKAKVEPPRQLEFSIPLGGFMPPHALFKQPKQSNLGPIIGQLIRQRPVNLQFSSPVKTPTSQATPVCAPFQFHHPFIEKQDSQDINALPSSNSSEGVEESKTQNKCLSEEKLKDTNVDGQEEEDYQNYIIIESSEGQTVNAQSSEDVRGEQVLYQCQFCEDLIEPEHILNHLKTHKMEHLFPCETCGVVFPSKEKFKNHTHEKSATVKSKPEMCDMCQQTFSSCDELSQHFKTKTHIDKLEELGVVPRGTFSNIERTMESLSTSDHEEFVELLKSKIASHVESTEHSHSPTQFQGQPQFEKNPSASSDKVTVEVKQESSDFCQVTGSSSEYSPERGVSPNMPHLCEICRRGFINLEHLKAHLVSHAEIRPYVCEYCDAGFTNSQSLKTHLLSHAQERPYVCGYCGETFPISSDLKKHAENLHKISSTMTSKGDVENNDVRKSPLVHNSAASDSPYSDQTGPSLKAKGADSNPE, encoded by the exons ATGCCACGTAGAAAATCACTCCTCGCCGAGGCAACACCAGAAA ATGGTGAGACACAAAGGGATGTCAAATTGAACAAAGACTTGGTGAATGAGAAAGGGGACAGTATTCCAGACCCAACAGAACTTGTTGTAAACG AAGATGAAGAGGAGGAGGGTGAACCGCCTGAGGCAAAGAAGATCAGATTGGATGAAGAAGACAGGGAAGATTTACTGA TCACTGAGCAATTGTGTGTGGAGGAGAGCAGGGATGCAGCGCCCCCTACCGAAGACAGTGATAAGGGAGAAAACTTTACCATGGACAGTCATAAGATAAAG GTAGTGGAAACCCCAGCTGTGGCTAACTTGGAAACTGTGTCTGAATTAGCTGTGGGCAGCATAGAGTCTGTGTCGCAGTTGAGCATTGGTAGCGTAGAGACAATATCACAGTTAGAAAAGCGTAACTTGTCTTTGGAAGCACTGTGCGAGGTCGGCTCCTCAGAACTTCAGAACATTCAGCGACAGGGATCTCCAAGCACACCCCAGAACCATGAATCAACGTCCAGCCTCTCTTCCTCCCAGGAGAGCAATTCTGGAGCAAGTTCCACCAAAATCAAAATCGTGAACCCAGAGGACATCCGAAAGCGTAAGCACCCTGCCAAGCCTGGGAAACATATCTGTAACTTTTGTGGTCGAGGATGTGCAAAGCCAAGCGTTCTAGAGAAACATCTCCGTGCCCACACAGGAGAGCGGCCATTTCCTTGCCTGGATTGTGGCTTCGCTTTCAAAACCAAGAGCAATTTATATAAGCATTGTAAATCCAGATCACATGCTCTGAAAGTGAAACTGGGAAGAAAGGTGAAGCAGTGGTCCAGTCAGGAGGAGACAGACATTGATGATGTGGATGAATACGATGATGAAGGCCTCAATGACAGCCAGTCCAGCACTGACACACTGGATAGGGAAGAAATTTCCCTTACTCCAAATGAGGCAGAACAAATTACCTTGTTGAACGACATGtcaaaatttctcaaaaaagtGGACTCTCAACCGACAAAAAATGAGCCGATGCAAAAAGAAGACAGCTTTGAAAATCGGGAACAAGCTCCGGTGCATGTACTGCAGGAAGTggccaaatatcttgaaaaaccTAAAGCTGAGAGGCCAAGAATTGAGGTCCCATCTTGGAAGAGTGATGCTCGACCACGATTTGAAACAAGAATGCGAAATTTGAATTtagaatttgaacaaaataagaaCATTACACAGGGCAGTAAAAAGCAAAGTGTTATTGATGAGCAGAAGTTGAACTCGGCACAAAGCCAGTTCATTACCATCGCTCCAAAGCAAGACCTGAGCAGAGCATTGTCTACAGGAACTGAGATCACAGATCAGCTGGCCACCATTCACAAGATGGGAAGTGGGGGGTCTGTCACAGTTCACCGACTCTTATTACCTGCCATGGCTCTTCCCAACATGGAGACGATGAGTGTCCAGTCCAACAATACAAGCATTAGCAATGTGGCAGCAGATAAAGTGATAGCCATTGACAATGGCACTGGAGCTGTAGAGGTGATCAGACTGCCTCATCCCAACACAGACCCTAGTACTGCCAACCAAGCGCTGCGTGAGCTGGAGAGCCTGAGCGAACGTGTGCAGCAGTCGAGCGGATCAGAGGTTCAGCTTGTTCCTGCAGTGGTGGAGCTACAGGATGGAACCTGTCAGGTATCTGTCAAGGCAGTGCCAGCTCGCGAGAGCCACGCCCCTCTGGTGAGATCTTTCTCACAGCCAGCAggtgaaatgaaaacaaagacaCAGGGTGACTCCAGAGTAGACATGGAAAAAGTGAAAGAGAGAATTCAGAATCTTATATCAAGCAATGCTGCTATTGTGAAAAGTCCACTGTTTGAATACAAGCGGTTGTATCGCCAGAACAGTGAATCAAAAGGCAGTGTACAGAAATCGTTTTCTATCACAAAAAGTGATTCTCTTCAGAGTGAGCATTCTGTTTCAACAGAGGAGAAAATGGTTACATCTACAACAGTTGTAAAACCAGATGGCACAGAGAAATCAGTGTCCATCAGTATTCCTTCAGTAATTCAGAAAGACACTTCCAAATCTTCTTCAGAAACCAAACCAGAAACAGTCACAACCAGACGTCTTGTCCGACAGTCGGCTCTAACATCAAGTGACAATGTGGAAGCCAAGCCCCAGGTTAGTTCTGGGAGCTCATTAAACGTATTGACAATATCTAATGAAATTCTGAAGCAGATTGCAGAGGCCAACAATTCTGGTGCCCCAAAACCCAACCCCTTAGGGGCAAACAGGACGCAAGAAATCGCCTCCAAAACAGTGACAGCATTGGAACACAGTGGAAAGGAGATCACCATCAAGCTCCAGTTGGAGAATCCTGTCACAACAGAAAGTGTGAAGCCTGCAACCAAAGAGTCTTCTGATGGCCAGTCTAAAGCCATCAAAGACAAGATTCGGGAGGTCATTAAAGCTCGGGACATCCCTCCTCCAGTCACCAAGTCTTTATCCGAATCCACGATTAACATTCCATTGAAGGATAGGCTTGGCAACATCACTTCAGTGTCTGTGTCAAATCCAGTGAATTCATCCATTTCTGTTGAGAAGAAAGAGCAATTTGAGTGTGACTTTTGTAAGaatgcttttcaaaaaaaaGAGACTTTGGATTTGCATATGGCATATTATTGTACTTACATAAAAGCACATGATTCCATAGACAAATCCAAGGTGCTTCAAGTGTTTCACAAGACTGAAAGTGAAAAGAGACCAATAGAGGGTTTAGTGAAAAGACAAATTTCCCTTCCTGTTATTCAGTTTCCAAGGCAAGTGTCCACCACCGCAATGAGCAGGACCAGCTTAACGGTGCGGTCTGATAGTATAGGTGTGATTAAATCCACTGACTCTGGAGTGTCAAAACAACTGAGTTTACCCATGCAGTTTTCTGGCAGTGTTGTAAATATCAGCTCTGCAAGCATTCCTTCAGTAGCAGACAATATAATCAACAAGAAAGGGCGACCCAAACTGATTGAGAGACAGCTCCGAATCTCCCTCCCCTCCACCCCTACCCTCCCACACACACCTCTAACAGGCAGCATGTACCCTCTAAATCAGATCGCCAGTGTTGTCCCTACCCAGCTACAGACTATGCTACGGGGCTCCCAGGTGAAATCTCCCCACCCCTCAGTAATCACCAGTCATCAGACTCGCACTGCCACCAACAAGGCTGGCCCACTGCCAGGGACTTACTCAGCCTCACCCTTCAGCTCACTGTCCTTGCCAAAATCTGCCCCCGAAGTCCAGCCGCCGGTCATCATTCAGAATGTAATGTCTGTGAATAAAGCTTTGATCTTCCCTGACAACCAGAAGGAGCCGACCGAGATGCATGTGGATAAACAAGTGTCGTCTGCTCCAGTGACTGATGTCCACAGTATGATTCAAGTCCAGATTGTGGGGCCGATAGGAGATGAGATGTTGGGGAAGCAAGCAAGCCTACAGCCAGTGGGCATGGTTCAGTTAGCAGAAACTTCCCAACCAAACACCATTATTGTTCATAGACACCCTGATGCAAAGCAGAAAGACAAACATTTCATTCATTCTTCATCAGACTCATCCGAACATTCCTCCCCACATATATTGAATGAAGATCTCAAAGAAAAGTTGAAAGGCAAATTGTTGATGAAACGGTCCCTGAGTTTGGATCCTAAGGTTCTGCAGTTGTCAGGTTCATCTGATTTGTTGAAGGAGGAGGGCGCTGATCCTCCAGCCAATAAAAAGATCAAGTTAGTGACAGTGACCTTGCCAGTGAAAGGTGGAGATATTGCTCCATCTACAGCTTTAGAACTAGAACCCAAAGCGTGGAGAATTCAAACTCTAACCATTCCAGTTATGAGGGCCCAACCAATGTATCAGCTATCGCAGATGGACAGCCATCTCATGTTCATTGACAAATCTAGTCAGTCAAGTGGAATCTCATCATTTCTAGCAGAACAAAGTCTCATGAAAATGGACAGTGCCAAAGCAATATCAGTGACTGCCAGTGGTACACAAAGTACCGAGAAAGGTGGCACAGTATCAGTTCCTCTGATTCTCTATGGACATAACTACCCATCTTTGAGAATGTCCACTCAGATGTCATTTTGTTGTGTGTCGAGGCCCCAGCCTATGTACGTACCATTAAAATccaacaaaaaaatatccatgtaTTCCAACTGGAAAGTGTCTGGGCACAACACGAACCCTATAGGCCTGACTCCCAAAATGctgttttcattatataaatcGGACTCCTGCAAAGACCCGAGCTATACGACTGCATGCAGTCAGGCTTCTAAAGGTGGAATGTCAACGCACAGCAGTTACTGGACATACAAGGAGAAAAATACAGGACCAGTGCAGAGTGATAAGAAACCAGAGgtcaaaaaagaagaagacacAGACAAACCTATCTCAAGCGCAAAGGTCACCACACCCAAGAAAGTCACAGGAGGCATAAAATCTCTGGACCCTTATGTGTATGTACGAGGAAGGGGAAGgggaaaatatatttgtaatgaaTGTGGAATACGCTGTAAGAAGCCCAGCATGTTGAAGAAGCACATAAGATCCCACACAAACCTGCGTCCCTATGTCTGCTGGCACTGCCACTTTTCATTCAAAACCAAAGGAAACTTGACCAAGCACATGAAATCCAAGTCTCACCATAAGAAATGCCTGGAGCTGGGAATTGTGCCTGTTCCGACCCAAGTTGATGAGTCACAGATTGACCAACAGATGCTGAAGGCTCAATGTGACCTGTCCAAAAAAGCTCGGATCGTGCTAAAGGACGGAGCTTCCGTCTCCGTGGATCTGGATGATATCAACTCTGAAAGTGATGAAGATGAGGAGGAAGATGAGGAGGATAATCAG GACCAGGATAGCATGGATACCCAAGATATTCACCAGGAAACACCAGATGTTGTCATAGAGATAAATGTTAACTCAGAGGAAATGGCTGAAGCTCAAGAGGAGACAACCCATGTACAGGACAG TCCCAAATCCAGACTAGACGGAATCGAGAGAGGACTACTGGGATCTAACCCCTTGATTTGTTCAATGATACAGCCCCACCCCCAGGTCTCTCATGGACCTCACCCCTTGGGTCATCCCGAGGGAGATATTGCCCACCAGAGGGAGTTGCAGATGGTACAGGAGTTGTCTGGCAGCAGTCAGCGTATCATCCACGTGGATGAGGAGAACAGCAGTCAACATGCAAG TTTGGGGACTATTTACGGATTTCCTACTGAGACAACAACTGTAGAAG ACCACATGTCAACTAACATGGTGGAGATCACTGAAGTCTACATATCAGAAGGAG ATCCAAAGCTAGGCTTTTTGTTTGAAGAACTTCGAAAACACAAAACAGATTTGCAGACAAGGAACACAAGTTCTCCACCTTTAGATGAACAGTCCAAG aaGGATGTAAACCAACCCCTTCCACTAGCTTCAAATATTGATGAAGCTAGAGAAGCAGACAAAAGTGGGATGAAAAGTTATTCAGATTCTAAGGAAACCATTTCAGTTTCTGTGGACAAGAACCCAGACACTGGGAGAAAAGACACAGAGGTCCCTGTAGGGAAGTCTGCATCACCCTCTGCCGCTGATGTTATTGCTACTTCTCATGTGTCAGTTATAGGTTCTATTTCATCACCATCAAAGGGATCCACTCAAGAAGTGAAAAAGGCCAAGGTTGAGCCACCCAGACAACTGGAGTTCTCCATACCATTGGGTGGTTTCATGCCTCCCCATGCCCTCTTCAAGCAGCCCAAGCAATCCAACTTGGGGCCAATCATTGGTCAGCTCATCCGACAGCGACCAGTTAACTTACAGTTCAGTAGCCCCGTGAAGACCCCTACAAGTCAGGCCACACCTGTATGTGCCCCATTTCAATTCCATCATCCATTCATAGAAAAGCAGGACTCCCAGGACATTAATGCTCTGCCTAGTTCCAACAGCAGTGAGGGAGTAGAGGAAAGCAAGACTCAAAACAAATGCTTGTCTGAGGAGAAGCTAAAAGACACGAATGTTGATGGTCAGGAGGAGGAAGACTATCAGAATTACATTATTATTGAAAGCTCGGAGGGACAGACTGTGAATGCACAGTCCTCAGAGGATGTTAGAGGTGAACAGGTGCTGTATCAGTGCCAGTTCTGTGAGGATCTGATAGAACCGGAGCATATTCTGAATCATCTCAAGACGCACAAAATGGAACACCTCTTTCCCTGTGAAACCTGTGGGGTCGTTTTCCCTTCTAAGGAGAAATTTAAGAACCACACTCATGAGAAATCAGCGACTGTGAAAAGTAAACCAGAAATGTGTGATATGTGTCAGCAGACTTTTTCTTCTTGTGACGAATTGTCACAACACTTCAAAACAAAGACACACATAGACAAGCTGGAAGAGCTTGGTGTGGTTCCTAGAGGCACCTTCTCTAATATTGAAAGGACCATGGAATCTCTCTCCACTTCTGATCATGAAGAGTTTGTGGAACTTCTCAAAAGCAAGATTGCCAGTCATGTAGAGAGTACTGAACATTCCCACAGTCCTACACAGTTTCAAGGTCAGCCTCAATTTGAGAAAAACCCATCAGCCTCTAGCGACAAAGTGACAGTTGAGGTTAAGCAGGAGAGTAGTGACTTCTGCCAAGTGACTGGTTCTAGTTCCGAGTACTCACCAGAGAGAGGCGTGTCCCCCAATATGCCACACCTGTGTGAAATTTGCAGGAGGGGATTCATCAACTTGGAGCACCTCAAG GCCCACCTTGTTAGTCATGCGGAGATCCGCCCCTATGTTTGTGAGTACTGTGATGCTGGCTTTACAAACAGTCAGTCACTAAAGACACACCTGCTCTCACATGCACAG GAGAGGCCATATGTGTGTGGATACTGTGGTGAGACTTTCCCCATTTCCTCTGACCTGAAAAAACATGCCGAAAATCTCCATAAGATCTCTTCTACCATGACGTCAAAAGGCGATGTAGAAAACAATGACGTCAGAAAAAGTCCCCTGGTTCATAACAGCGCAGCTTCGGATTCACCTTACTCTGATCAAACTGGGCCATCTCTGAAAGCCAAGGGAGCTGACTCCAATCCAGAATAA